The Cynocephalus volans isolate mCynVol1 chromosome 16, mCynVol1.pri, whole genome shotgun sequence DNA segment catatacatttaaatacaccccccccctccccacaacacagagcatggaatactactctgccacaaaaaagaatgacatactcccatttgcaacaacatggatgagcctggagaaatttatgttgagtgaaataagcaaagcacagaggtataaatatcacatgtgctcacttatgtaaggagctgtgagagaaagaaggaaggaaagaaagtccatagcagtgtgttggacttgcagagggacagagcattccatgggctacaaagtggagtaagggggttgagggagggagagggagttcgggcattatcgggtgggggacacagggtacaaatgcaatttgtggtaatgggcgtgctgccagtaggaatctggccctcacatcatgggcacaagggctgacaatcagctttctatctcatgaatattcataaacaatattctctctctgtgtgtgtgtgtgtgtgtgtgtgtgtgtgtgtctgtatatatgtatatataaaaaatgtcttctaaccatgaaaaaagtatgtattgcaaaatgggaaaaactatacaccaaaaaaccccgcattcttttcccgatttcttcgaatttctgtctttccctcagggtcactaacttcttttctctcatttcacttctaccgactccagtatggtttctgcttattcgttctacaaaccaaatgtcactaaggttgccagtacggtctattttccaatgtagtgggcagtttgagttcacaccttctgtggaatctactgattcctcttctcagcacatttattgtttagaaaagacatttatcgtctttgtctccaaagggtgagtctttataatggatggctattccatcttcttcatctgtggctcttctgtccacttcctttaaagtttgaaggtccttagaatccagacaatgtctgtttctccctctgtcatctcttcccacatgaccaacttcatttctgcactttcagttgccattatgatcctccaggcattgaattccttgccaattgcaaattcctgtgtccaactagtgctggacatttgcacttacatgtctagcaatttgtggggcgtatcggtaattttatttctatttcctgacatgcttccatctaccttctgcagagagaattttattggttgtttcattttctcattatactgtttcacataactgatattaagtatgagtgtgtttcttttgagctctctttccctccaagaatcaaagatagaagagagcatgttcacatccgtattctgaggggaacaaacaacctcttttaggtgaagttcatttttaccgatagctcgaatacactaatgttgaggagatgaattgtaccatctgtctttacgtcaggttgtagagacaggcttggactttctttttaaagaataaacaaatacaagcatttttctatagtaaaaatttaatgcagaaagcaatataatagtttcacaaaatacaaagaatatattttgttctatgaagcacagtataaaggcgtattgacaaaaacaatttcaatcttgtcaacagttagataaataaacatttaaataaataaatagatagatacatttgcacggtcgtctgtaagtaccagtccctgcagggttgaacatgacgctgctgaacaccctgaaggcatctgacaaacttgaggcacttcatgtcatgattgtagcagaagtgacagtcttggcgaccggagagctcaggaaagtgcgatagtgtgtactcgtccatgagagtcgtttccacgtcggaccaggtctcattgcctcctccctaatcttccccgcatgtttattgatgaagagaaggatctcacgatttctgctctcacgacctcccaggcgcaagggctgtgcctcttctctttcaggtagagactgattctttggaagtatttcctcacggccagtgcgaagtcctcgttcaccaggggagtctcttccacccccacctccggcatcagacaggcttccaggtcgtccagctgctgatagagtccagtgcagagtttgtccaagaggctctcatcccaagcagccgatgagccctctgtgcagaagaggttgaagctctgctgggtcatctcatggaggacagagatggctcgggccttctgcagctggtggccatccaagtcttcctgggggaatccgaagtcatttctgtccttcaggcaggacagaggggagattctcctcattcgtcccaggagtatcaaggccctcctggtccccaggctgtgggcctgaggcagatcacagcccagagagcaggtcgcctggcagctgagcaccagcagggccatcagtaaaggaaagggcaaggccattggggatctcgcagatgctgctggcctggctgagatgggcgactctgagccttagccgctaggttctctgaagagcttgctttgtgcatgtgtcttaaatagggaacacactagtttccattttttggatgcccgtgtcttcctttctacttctgtttttgctttctttatgcactctctacatactttgagagcagcgtttctccacctttttcttttctcttttatttctttcatggtggcctgctcatccctttcctccagagcctggttaaattgttttttccgaattgaccctcctgtgataagctacaaaggcgggggtatatcgtgcaattatttacggaccgtatctgtagctcaggtttatacgtagaaaagaaagtgtgaagttaactttttgcattcaatgcatgtttaagaaggtctctataaaaattttaagccaagacttaagtttcaaagttattgatttgacttggctttataagtttatttgctgagctcctttttgtgtcatctattgacttatataaattgtaatgagtcaaatttcacatgcaaattcatgttacaaaaatacacaataccaatgtaatgacatacttaaatatctttcaaaactgctaaaaattatctatcaattcaattattttcttcccattaatttctagtgtacctaactttaaattttgttccatacgatagaatacattgtcactgtgccacctcccggatgttcccccaggtgcggtcaacttttatttctttttagcactcgacttcattattgatgtggcgaataactttagcagagccacataataaagcacaaattctttgcatttaattctcaaagccattaactcattcagtagcactcaggagcaaacctcagctccatccacgagacagccaaaggcagtccatatgtattcgtgtggaggccacatctcgagacatgattttgagatcaagcgatcgtctattcaccgtaggcttgtattgctcatgctgcatatgctctgtggatcttccgagaactcaatgtcaatgcttcttgatacacaagaaaacccgagggaaataaaaattagtaataagggacaggttttcttagatttgggctttggagaaccacaaattattgtaatgactaagatttgttaacacctctaggaactaattttcacacttttgggagcaataccatcccaagaagaatgcacgatggagagaacatcaattttatttaaaaagaaaattttgttttgcaccgaagttcaaatttccaaccaaacatcagtcggagattccaattctaatggaatcttattaaaccaaaggaagccatctttgtcataaatggcaacaatgggatgtaggtgtgatgaaaataaatggctgttcaattgttgtgtaccgctggcgagacaccagagatctttctttcccatttccttttacatagaaaggaaagttgctgcattttccctcccaaggaatgggaataccaagaaagccaatatatgtacctcagtgtgatcaaacgtcacaaggaaagcaatatcccactgcaaaggacacgacgaaggataatttagctaaattgagcccagccaaggggcagatgaggggatgcggcagagcagaagaaaagtggtggaagggacgcaggtcaaaggtagcaaacgggcatgggctccaggaaaagcaatcactgctggtccaggggttggtttcagctttgctggatccagctttcaagagagtcaagggagacacaacaaccacaagagtttacacacagaaaaggcaaactcgtgagagtgcaatatgctctctggataacggggaagcgagaaatgcatcccttgttttctccttgtggataaatggactcagaagttgactcatcgtcttgtcatgtctccagcaagaagcaagggaattcacaatttcaaaggacaccccttctttacacatggctatattatttctcctagctgtcagagatgatgtctttattacactgaaccttcgaatgaacttcgtcctaagaatataggtcgccatgagtccgtaagttactcttggccagaggagtcgtcttatgcggtcttgtttcctgggcatcttagcctagttcctatcatttccggagctcagtcaatatttatgaaaggaataatcattataataacagtggaaagaataataccaatacatactggagacatgaattgggaagacaatagatctaaagaatttgtaagctcttcccgcttcatgcagggaaattgtaatggaagattttgtgacgatttaaaaaacaaaacacaaacacttgattgtagagatgctttcttcccatttgtagttttaatatttagaacctcaggatgtgccacagggcctggttgcaaatggaagacccaccttccacttttacttcagtgcccctcaaggaagcgcaacgccttgcctgatcgcacattccttgtcttttccgataatacggagacgatgtgaatgttacaatgtgtttggggaccttgtccctatacacttgtctgtttttcaattttggcctgtgcctttgggaatcacttaactcttcccaagat contains these protein-coding regions:
- the LOC134364822 gene encoding interferon alpha-4-like, giving the protein MALPFPLLMALLVLSCQATCSLGCDLPQAHSLGTRRALILLGRMRRISPLSCLKDRNDFGFPQEDLDGHQLQKARAISVLHEMTQQSFNLFCTEGSSAAWDESLLDKLCTGLYQQLDDLEACLMPEVGVEETPLVNEDFALAVRKYFQRISLYLKEKRHSPCAWEVVRAEIVRSFSSSINMRGRLGRRQ